In Nocardia sp. NBC_00403, the DNA window TTCGACGCCACGTCGCACCTGGGCGTTGGCCGCGAGCCAGGGGTCGGTGGATCGAACGCATTCGTCGAGCAGCGTCCGATCCCCACCGCGACTGTATTGCAGCGCGAGCATGAGAACAAAGGCAGGGTGTGGCTGTCGCTGCTCGGTCATAGCCTGCCGCACGAGCCGGTCGAGACTATCCGAGTCACCTTCTGCTCGGCCCCACGAAAAAAGGTCGTAATGCACCGGCAAGCGGTCCGCGAAGGCGCAAGCCAGGTAGTCGGCAGTCGATCCGGGTGGCGGTTGTCCGACCAGTCGGAGCACTTGTTCTCGCCAGTGCATTGTCTCGGCGTGGAAGCCGCACAGTGCCCAGTACCAGATCAGGTTGCCGTACAGGCGCAACGACCGGTCGATGTCGACGGTTTCCACGGCCCACCCCACTGCGGCGACGCAGTTGTCATGTTCGATGTTCAGTCGGGCGACCCATTCGTGCTGGCGTGCGGTCCGTAGTGCCGGCTCGGCCCGCTCGACCAGGTCGAGAATGTAATCCGCGTGCGCTCGATCCAGCGCCGCACGCTCGCCCGTGGCCGCGAGTTCCGTTGCGGCATAGGCGCGGATGGTTTCCAGCATGCGATAGCGCGCACCATCGAACTCGACGAGCGACTTGTCCACCAGTGAAGCAAGCGTATCGAGGTCACCCCCGCAGACCTGCTCGACGGCGTCCAGTGTGGCACCGCCGACGAAAACCGAAAGCCTGCTGCCTAATTCGCGCTCGGCTTCGCTCAGCAGATCCCAGCTCCAGTCCACCACCGCACGCAGCGTCTGGTGGCGGGTTGCCGCGGTGCGATACCCGTTGGTGAGCAGCAGGAATCGGTCGTCGAGCCGCTCGAGAAGCGTGCTCGGTGACAATACGCGGATGCGCGCCGCGGCGAGTTCGATGGCAAGCGGTAGCCCGTCGAGTCTGCGAACGATGCCGCTGACCGCCGCGCAATTGTCGTCGGTGAGGGAAAAGGCCGGGAGCACGGTTTCGGCGCGATCGATGAAGAGCCGCACGGCAGCGGATTCAGCGGCCGCCGCGGTCGTGTGTTGCCTGTCGGGCAGTGCCAGCGGCATCACCGGGAAGAGGGTTTCGTCGACAACGCCGAGCGGTTCGCGGCTGGTGGTCATGATGGTCAGCGCGGGACAACGCTGCAGGATTCCGTCGACAAGCTGCGCCGTGCGTACGGCAAGGTGTTCGCAGTTGTCGATGATCAGCAACAGACGCTTGTCGGCCAGCACCGAGCAGATCTGGGTGAGCGCGTCGGAACCGACGTCGTCCCGATTCGCGGAAACGGTCAATGCTGCCAGGATGGCGTTGCCCACCACGCTCGGGTCGGTCACCGAAGCGAGTTCGACCAGCCGCAGGCCATGCGGCCAGCGCGTCGTGATTCGGGTCGCGGTCTCCACGGCCAGCCGGGTTTTCCCGGCACCACCGGGACCGACCAGGGTGATCAATGCATTCGATGTCAGCATGCGATCGAGTCGGTCGACGTCGGCGTCACGGCCGACAAAGCTGGTCGAGCGGCCAGGCAGCGAGGGTGTGCTCACAGTCGGCTGCGGTGCGGCATGGATCTCGCGCAGCGCGGCGGTCAGCGCCTGCCCCGGGTCGGCGGCCAGTTCACGGTCGAGCAAGTCCCGGGTCTGTTCGAACACTCGCAGCGCCTCGGCGGGGCGTCCCGCTGCCGCGAGCGTCCGAACCAGGGCGGCGGACAGCGTCTCTCGGAAGGGATGTGCCGCGGCCTCCTGCGTCAGTTGCTGGATCAGCTCCCCGGCGCGACCCATGGTCAGATACGCGTGCGCTCGTGCCTCGATCGCGGTCAGTCGCTGCGCGGTCAGGGCTGCGGCAACGGACTCGAACACGGCAAAGTCCAGCAGATCGGCAAGGGCCGGTCCGCGCCACAATGCCAGCGCAGCATCGATCAGCTCGGCGGCCTGTTCGGACTCGCCACGCTCCAGGTGCCATGTCCCTTCGGCGACGAGCTGGGTGAAACGAGGTGCGTCGACGGCATCGGAGGGAATCGTCAGCACATACCCGAGACTGCGGGTCTCGATCGGATTCGCCGGCGCCATCGCCGCTCGCAGCCGTTTGACCAGCGACTGCAGTGCGTTAGCTGATCCGACGGGCGGTCGATCACCCCAAATTCCGTCGATGAGCCTGCTGGTCGAGACCACCTGGCCCCGATCCAGCGCCAGCATCGCCAGCAATGCGCGGACTCGCGGACCTCCGACGGACACGGCCACCTCGTCCGCGGAGAATATGGAGACCGCGCCGAGTAGGGCTACCCGCATGAATTCTGGAGGGTCGAGCGCACCGCATACAACACTGAACAGTTGTACCAGTGTTAGCGCTGCTGTGCTGGTCAGCGCCGTGAAATCGGACATCGGTGACCGACGGGCAAGGACGTGTCCGCCCTACTCGCGATCGGCCCACCGCCGTGGGGATCGCCTGTCGGTCCCGGTCGTCGTCTCCAGGGGATGACTGATGCCAGCGCACTGACAGCGACTGACAGCCGCTCGTCAGCACGCTGGGAAATACTCCACCCATGAGTTACGACAACCTCACCGGTCGGACCGCCGTTGTTACCGGAGCGGCAAGCGGCATGGGCGAGGCCACCGCCCGCACGCTCGCCCGATCCGGCGCCCGCGTCGCACTGCTGGCACGGCGCACCGGTCGGCTGACCGAACTGGCTGCGAAGATCGCCGCGGACGGCGGTACGGCGGCGGTGGTCACCGTCGACGTCACCGACCCGGACAGCGTCACCGCGGCAACGGCCCGGGTACACGAGATATTCGGCCCTGCGAGTGTGGTCGTCAACGCCGCTGGCGTCATGCTGCCCAATCCGATTCTCGCGGCCCGCGACGACGAATGGGCGCGCATGGTCGACACCAACATCACAGGCGTGCTGCGCGTAATCCGAGCTTTCGTCACCGACCTCGTCACTGCCGCGGACGCCGGGCACCCGGCCGACCTGGTCAACGTCTCCTCGATCGGCGCCCACGTCGCCTTTCCCGACTACGCGGTCTACGGTGCGACGAAGGCGGCTATCACGCAGCTGTCAGCGATGTTGCGCACCGAACTCGGGCCACGAAACGTCCGCGTCACCAACATTGAGCCCGGCCTCACCGACACCGAATTGGGCAGCCACATCGACAATCCCGAGCTCACCGACCAGCTCGACGGAATGTTCATCGCCATACCGGCACTCAGCGCCGACGACGTCGCCGACCTGATCGCCTACACCGTCAGCCGCCCCGCGCACGTCAACCTTCGTCAGATCGTCGTGCTGCCGACCAAACAGGCATGATCGGTACCGCACGGCTTTGGACCGAAAGGAAATAATGATCTTGGTAACGGGTGCCTCCGGCAATGTCGGAGGCGCACTTGTCGCGGAGTTGGCCGCACAGAGACGTCCGGTACGCGCATTGGTTCGCGACGCGGGGAAAACCACCCAGCGCCACGAAGTCCAGTTCGTCGAAGGCGATTTGAACCGACCGGACAGCCTGTCCGAAGCCCTCGCCGATGTCGAGGCAGTGTTCCTGCTCGGCGGCTTCCGCGATATGCCAGGGGTGCTCGCGAAGGCGCGGGCGGCAGGGGTCGCGCATGTCGTGTTGCTGTCGTCGCGATCGGTGGTGGGTGGTCACGCCGACAATGCCATCGTCAAGATGCACATGACCGGTGAGGCCGCGATCGACGCATCGGGTATCGACTGGACGTTCCTGCGGCCGAGCGGCTTCATGTCCAACACCTTCGAGTGGCTCGAACAGCTACGGGCCGGTGATGTGGTGCGCGCGCCGTTCGGCGGAGTACCGATAGCCGCCATCGATCCACGTGACATCGCGAGCGTCGCCGCGGCGGTGCTTACCCGCCGTGAGCAATACGGGCGTAGTCATGCACTCAGCGGCCCTGCGGCTCTGCTGCCCGCGGATCGTCTGGAGATGCTGGCCCAGATCCTCGACCGGCCACTGCGTTTGACGGCACAGTCCGACGCCGAGGCGAGGGTCGAGATGAGCCGGACCACCCCGGCCGAGTACGTCGATGCCTTCTTCCGGTTCTTCGCCGACGGCGAGTTCGACGATGCGCCTGTCGTGCCCACGGTGCAGGAGATCACCGGACGGCCACCTCGCACCTTCGAGGACTGGGCCACCGATCACGCGGAGGCGTTCCGATGAAGCGATCGACAGTGTCTTTGCTCGCCCTGCTCTGTGTGGCGGGCTGCTCGTCCACCGTCGAGCACCCGCCGGGGGAGTCCGCACCTGTGGTCGGCCGATTCGCCTCCGCCAACCCGGGTTCGGTCAATACCTACTGGTGGCAGGCCCCGCAAGGACTGGTCGTCGTCGACACCCAGCGGTCACTGACCGACGCCCACGCGGCACTGGCTGCCGCCGAGGCGACCGGCTCGCCCATAGCCGCGGTCCTGATCACCCACTCCCACCCCGACCACGTCGGTGGCGTCGGAGTGTTCCATCAGGCATCCCCCAACGCCCCGGTCTATGCCTCCGCACCCGTCGACACCTCGATGCGCACCGACCCGCTGCACTTCTACGACGTCACCCGCGCACTCCCCAATTCCGACTATGCGCTCCAAATAACCTATCCCGACCACACTTTCGCGCCAGGCGCGACGATCGACGCGGCAGGCACCGCACTGGAGACCGCCGAGTTCGGACCCGGTGAGACCGAGACCGCAACGGCCTACTACGACCCGAAGACTCGAGCCCTCTTCGCCGGAGACCTGGTAGCGGACAAAGCAACTCCCGCGCTGCTGGAGGGGCATTCCTGCGGCTGGCTCGTCGATCTCGACCGACTGCGCACCCGTTTCCCACACATCCGAACGATCTATCCAGGCCACGGCGCGCCCGGCGGCCCCGAACTCATCGAGGAACAGCGCACCTACCTCGAGCATTTCCGCCACCTGGTGCGCGCCGCGCTTCCCGACGGCACGGATCTCACCGAGGACAAGCTGAACTCGATCACCGCAGAACTGTCGCGCGACTATCCCGGCTACCCATCGGTCGCCTCGCTCCCCACATTGGTGGAGGAGAACGTCAAGAGCGTGGCGAGAGAAATCCGCGCCGAGGACCCCGGCACGCTACCCACCCCGTGCCGGGCCGGTTGAGCGCTGGAACCCCCGCCTCGGCACCCTGCTGCCGCGCCCGCATCGCTCTGTGGCTCGGTGCGGTTACGTCATCTCAGGGTCGGTTGTCCGTGACAGGCGCGACGGCTCGCGTCATTTGATCCCGGACCGGAAGAGGCCGAGCTTCTGCGAAGAGGAATACGGCCTACGGGCTGCGGTGCGGTGCTAGTAGCCAGCGTGTTCGTTGCAATGCCGCTTCGGCTTCGGTGGCCAGTTCACACATGCCGGTCTTGATCGCCGCCCGGATGGTCCGCTGAATCTGATGAGGCAAACGGTGCTGCTCTGCTGCCGTGATGGCCTCCGCAAACGCTTCGGCGGCACCTCTATGTTCACTGATCGCGACCAGCACTTCGCCCGTCGTCACCCCCTTTGGACGTTCTCCGCTGCCCGGAGTTGAGCGAACCAAGTCATGACGGATCGCTTGTAGCCGTCTGGCATGTTCAAGCCAGCTATCTCGTCCTCACGAAACAACCCGACCCCTTTGTGTTCGTGCGACAAAACTGGTTCGGCGTCGGTGTCCGGGTAGCAGCCGTAGGTCACGATGAACACATGCTTCTCGACCTGGTTGATGTAGTAGATCCATGAGTCGAGAATCGGCCCCGTGGTAACCGGCCACTGCGTCTCTTCGGTGATCTCGCGAGCTACACACTCTTCGGGCGTCTCGTCGGTTTCGATTCTGCCGCCCGGCAATTCCCACTCTTCGCGCTCGTTCTTTTTCGTGCCTGTTCACGCTTGAGAGCAGCCTGACGCCGACTCTCAGCCCGCGCTCCGATAAAGGCTGTCGGACCCGCACCGAGAGCAGTGCCCAGAACACCGACCGCAGCAACAAGCACACAAGACCATGATCTGAGACTAGCTCCGGCCCAACAGTGTTCGTATATTTATGTCTCGCCCATCACCGAAACCCTCGAGCTGCTGCGGCACCGGGCCCGGTGCCGCCAACTGAACTGGGGTCAGCTCCGGTGCAATGCTTGCACTGCGACTGTTCTGGTGAGACCGGGGCGCGTAGCTTCTCGCTGGTGCGTTGTGCCTGTCGGTGACCGGCGCGTTGCCACCAGGTGGTGGTGTCGGAGAGTTGTCCACGGTCGCAGCAGTCCCGATCGCGAGGTTGTGCATCG includes these proteins:
- a CDS encoding SDR family oxidoreductase, translated to MSYDNLTGRTAVVTGAASGMGEATARTLARSGARVALLARRTGRLTELAAKIAADGGTAAVVTVDVTDPDSVTAATARVHEIFGPASVVVNAAGVMLPNPILAARDDEWARMVDTNITGVLRVIRAFVTDLVTAADAGHPADLVNVSSIGAHVAFPDYAVYGATKAAITQLSAMLRTELGPRNVRVTNIEPGLTDTELGSHIDNPELTDQLDGMFIAIPALSADDVADLIAYTVSRPAHVNLRQIVVLPTKQA
- a CDS encoding BTAD domain-containing putative transcriptional regulator, with protein sequence MRVALLGAVSIFSADEVAVSVGGPRVRALLAMLALDRGQVVSTSRLIDGIWGDRPPVGSANALQSLVKRLRAAMAPANPIETRSLGYVLTIPSDAVDAPRFTQLVAEGTWHLERGESEQAAELIDAALALWRGPALADLLDFAVFESVAAALTAQRLTAIEARAHAYLTMGRAGELIQQLTQEAAAHPFRETLSAALVRTLAAAGRPAEALRVFEQTRDLLDRELAADPGQALTAALREIHAAPQPTVSTPSLPGRSTSFVGRDADVDRLDRMLTSNALITLVGPGGAGKTRLAVETATRITTRWPHGLRLVELASVTDPSVVGNAILAALTVSANRDDVGSDALTQICSVLADKRLLLIIDNCEHLAVRTAQLVDGILQRCPALTIMTTSREPLGVVDETLFPVMPLALPDRQHTTAAAAESAAVRLFIDRAETVLPAFSLTDDNCAAVSGIVRRLDGLPLAIELAAARIRVLSPSTLLERLDDRFLLLTNGYRTAATRHQTLRAVVDWSWDLLSEAERELGSRLSVFVGGATLDAVEQVCGGDLDTLASLVDKSLVEFDGARYRMLETIRAYAATELAATGERAALDRAHADYILDLVERAEPALRTARQHEWVARLNIEHDNCVAAVGWAVETVDIDRSLRLYGNLIWYWALCGFHAETMHWREQVLRLVGQPPPGSTADYLACAFADRLPVHYDLFSWGRAEGDSDSLDRLVRQAMTEQRQPHPAFVLMLALQYSRGGDRTLLDECVRSTDPWLAANAQVRRGVELLDAARHEAAAFDLENALVRLRDIGEPRGLTRALLVLAKQRTNTLGLPAASAAMAEAAALTATWTSADEVVGVRTWLGQLRVWHGDIAGAAGEIACARVRLDATVPTFTRAWMHVVEAEIARRRGELGEALARFHEALPMLAASRARADRPVDTMATFVETWGRTVYAIALVGNGDRHSAHTELAAALALQQLSGNLPLLFAISMGYGSAVLADGDAELAVTIIEAHDNLCSEHNHRGPGAQQIIDAARTQLEPATYDRALAVGHALTVDDLYALLAEIRIRRRGFAMTTRATTAPDSVIHVIQHEGPRLPEP
- a CDS encoding NAD(P)H-binding protein, translated to MILVTGASGNVGGALVAELAAQRRPVRALVRDAGKTTQRHEVQFVEGDLNRPDSLSEALADVEAVFLLGGFRDMPGVLAKARAAGVAHVVLLSSRSVVGGHADNAIVKMHMTGEAAIDASGIDWTFLRPSGFMSNTFEWLEQLRAGDVVRAPFGGVPIAAIDPRDIASVAAAVLTRREQYGRSHALSGPAALLPADRLEMLAQILDRPLRLTAQSDAEARVEMSRTTPAEYVDAFFRFFADGEFDDAPVVPTVQEITGRPPRTFEDWATDHAEAFR
- a CDS encoding MBL fold metallo-hydrolase gives rise to the protein MKRSTVSLLALLCVAGCSSTVEHPPGESAPVVGRFASANPGSVNTYWWQAPQGLVVVDTQRSLTDAHAALAAAEATGSPIAAVLITHSHPDHVGGVGVFHQASPNAPVYASAPVDTSMRTDPLHFYDVTRALPNSDYALQITYPDHTFAPGATIDAAGTALETAEFGPGETETATAYYDPKTRALFAGDLVADKATPALLEGHSCGWLVDLDRLRTRFPHIRTIYPGHGAPGGPELIEEQRTYLEHFRHLVRAALPDGTDLTEDKLNSITAELSRDYPGYPSVASLPTLVEENVKSVAREIRAEDPGTLPTPCRAG
- a CDS encoding NUDIX hydrolase, with product MPGGRIETDETPEECVAREITEETQWPVTTGPILDSWIYYINQVEKHVFIVTYGCYPDTDAEPVLSHEHKGVGLFREDEIAGLNMPDGYKRSVMTWFAQLRAAENVQRG